TTCGTTTCTTATCTTTCAGTGTCTTGCTGAAAGTTTCTTCCCGTCGGGATCCAAGACTGGTTTACTAGAACCGTGATGGTTTCATTTGGTAAATAACAATCAAGTTATGAGCTAGGTGAAAAGGGTAAATTAAGTTGGTTAATTTAAAGGTAATAAAATGATTCAAATGCAGACCATCTTAGATGTGGCTGATAACTCTGGTGCGCGCCGTGTAATGTGCATCAAAGTGTTGGGCGGGTCTAAGCGTCGCTATGCTTCGGTTGGCGATATCATTAAAGTTGCAGTTAAGGATGCTGCACCTCGTGGCCGCGTTAAAAAAGGTGATGTTTACAATGCTGTTGTTGTTCGTACGGCAAAAGGTGTTCGTCGTCCGGATGGCGCGCTGATTAAGTTTGACAACAATGCTGCTGTATTGCTGAATAACAAACTTGAGCCTATGGGTACGCGTATTTTCGGCCCGGTAACTCGCGAGCTGCGTACCGAGCGATTCATGAAAATCGTTTCGCTGGCACCTGAAGTGCTGTAAGGAAGATAGAAATGAATAAAATTATTAAAGGCGATCAAGTCGTTGTTATTGCCGGCAAAGATAAAGGCAAGCAAGGTCAAGTAGTTCGCGTGTTGGGTGATAAAGTTGTTGTTGAGGGTGTGAATGTTGTAAAGCGCCATCAAAAGCCAAATCCGATGCGTGGTGTTGAAGGTGGTATTGTTGCTAAAGAAATGCCTTTGGCTATTTCTAATGTTGCAATTTTTAATCCTGAAACCAATAAAGCAGACCGTGTTGGTATTAAATTGATTGAAGGCGAAGGTAAAATCAAACGTGTTCGCGTCTTCAAGTCTAACGGCTCTGTCATTGGAGCATAAGGAGATAACATGGCTCGTTTGAGAGAGTTTTATAAAGATACTGTGGTTCCTGAGTTGGTGAAACAATTCGGTTACAAATCAGTAATGGAAGTGCCCCGCATTGAAAAAATTACCTTGAATATGGGTGTTGGTGAGGCAGTTGCTGATAAAAAAGTAATGGAACATGCTGTTGCTGACTTGGAAAAAATTGCCGGTCAAAAACCTGTTGTAACCGTTGCACGTAAATCTATCGCAGGTTTTAAAATCCGTGATAACTATCCGGTGGGTTGTAAGGTGACTTTGCGTCGCGATCAGATGTTCGAATTCTTGGATCGTTTAATTAGTATCGCATTGCCTCGTGTGCGCGACTTTCGTGGTGTGAGTGGTAAATCATTTGATGGTCGTGGTAACTATAATATGGGTGTGCGCGAGCAAATCATTTTCCCGGAAATTGAATACGATAAAATCGATGCTTTGCGTGGTTTGAATATTACTATTACTACTACTGCAAAAACTGATGAAGAAGCTAAAGCTTTGTTGTCTCTGTTCAAGTTTCCGTTCAAAGGATAATCAATGGCTAAGAAAGCACTTATTAATCGTGAGCTGAAACGTCAAGCTCTGGCGAAAAAATATGCCGCTAAACGCGAAGCAATTTTTGCAGTGATTAACAATGCAAATGTAACTGAAGAAGAGCGTTTTGAGGCACGTTTGAAATTCCAGGCAATTCCTCGCAATGCTGCACCTGTGCGTCAACGTCGTCGTTGTGCTTTGACAGGTCGTCCTCGTGGCACGTTCCGTAAATTCGGTTTGGGCCGTATTAAGATCCGTGAAATCGCAATGCGTGGCGAGATTCCGGGTGTTGTTAAAGCTAGCTGGTAATAGGAGTATTAATAATGAGTATGCATGATCCTATTTCCGATATGTTGACTCGTATCCGTAATGCGCAACGTGCTAATAAAGTGGCAGTTGCTATGCCTTCATCAAAATTGAAATGTGCGATTGCCAAAGTTTTGAAAGAAGAAGGTTACATCGAGGATTTTGCGGTTTCTGCTGATGCAAAACCGGTATTGGAAATTCAATTAAAATACTACGCAGGCCGCCCTGTAATTGAGCAAATTAAGCGTGTATCACGCCCTGGTTTGCGTATTTACAAAGCTTCTAGCGAGATTCCGAGCGTGATGAACGGTTTGGGTGTTGCTATTGTTAGTACTTCTAAAGGTGTGATGACTGACCGTAAAGCCCGCTCTGAAGGTGTTGGCGGTGAGTTGTTGTGCATCGTAGCCTAGTGGAGAGAGATAAATGTCACGCGTAGCTAAAAACCCAGTGACTGTTCCTGCTGGGGTTGAAGTAAAATTTGGAACGGATGCGTTAGTTGTAAAAGGCAAGAATGGTGAGTTGTCTTTTCCGCTGCCTACTAATGTCGCTATCGAACTGAATGATGGTCAGTTGACCTTTGCTGCCAAAGATGAAAGCAAGCAGGCAAATGCTATGTCTGGTACTGCACGTGCCTTGGTTGGCAATATGGTTAAGGGTGTTTCTGAAGGTTTTGAGAAAAAACTCCAATTGATTGGTGTGGGTTATCGCGCCCAAGCCCAAGGTAAAGTTTTGAACCTGTCTCTGGGTTTTTCTCACCCAATTGTATATGAAATGCCTGAAGGTGTTACTGTTCAAACACCTAGCCAAACAGAGATTGTTCTGACTGGTGCAGATAAACAAGTTGTTGGTCAAGTTGCTGCTGAAATTCGCGCATTCCGCTCTCCAGAGCCTTATAAAGGTAAAGGTGTTCGTTATGTGGGCGAAGTGGTGGTGATGAAAGAAGCCAAGAAAAAATAATTGAGGTTCACTAATGAATAAACATGCAACCCGACTCCGTCGTGCACGCAAAACCCGTGCACGTATTGCGGACTTGAAAATGGTAAGATTATGCGTGTTCCGCACAAATAATCACATTTATGCTCAAGTAATTAGTGCTGAAGGTGATAAAGTATTGGCTCAAGCCTCTACCTTGGAAGCTGAAGTACGCAACAGCCTGAAATCCGGTAGCAATGTAGAAGCTGCTGCCGTAGTAGGTAAGCGTATTGCTGAGAAAGCAAAAGCAGCAGGTGTTGAAAAAGTTGCTTTTGACCGCTCAGGTTTTCAGTATCACGGTCGTGTGAAAGCTTTGGCTGAAGCTGCACGTGAGAATGGTTTGAGCTTCTAATATTTGGAGACTTTCAGATGGCAAAACATGAAATTGAAGAACGCGGTGATGGCCTGATTGAAAAAATGGTCGCTGTAAACCGTGTAACTAAAGTGGTCAAAGGTGGCCGAATTATGGCTTTCTCTGCGCTGACAGTTGTTGGTGATGGTGATGGTCGTATCGGTATGGGTAAAGGTAAATCTAAAGAAGTACCTGTTGCCGTACAAAAAGCTATGGATCAGGCTCGTCGTTCAATGATTAAAGTACCTTTGAAAAACGGTACAATTCACCATGAGGTAATTGGTCGTCATGGTGCAACTCGTGTATTTATGCAGCCTGCTAAAGAGGGTAGTGGTGTAAAAGCCGGTGGTCCTATGCGTTTGGTTTTTGATGCTATGGGTATCCATAACATTTCTGCCAAAGTTCATGGTTCTACTAATCCTTATAATATTGTACGTGCTACTTTGGACGGTCTGTCAAAACTGTATACTCCTGCTGATATTGCTGCTAAGCGCGGTTTGACAGTAGAAGAGATTTTAGGAGCTAACCATGACTGAGCAAAAAAAACTCAAAGTAACTTTGGTTAAAAGCCTGATTGGTACAATTGAATCTCATCGAGCTTGTGTGCGTGGTTTGGGCTTACGTCGTCGGGAGCATACTGTTGAGGTTTTGGATACCCCGGAAAATCGTGGCATGATTAATAAAATCAGCTACCTTTTGAAAGTGGAGTCATAATATGTTTTTAAATACTATTAAGCCTGCTGAAGGCGCTACTCATGCAAGCCGCCGTGTTGGTCGCGGTATAGGTAGTGGCTTGGGTAAAACCGGTGGTCGTGGCCATAAGGGTCAAAAAAGTCGTTCCGGCGGTTTTCACAAAGTAGGTTTTGAAGGCGGTCAAATGCCGTTGCAACGCCGTTTGCCAAAACGTGGTTTTAAATCACTGACTTCTACTTTGAGTGCTGAAGTCCGTTTGGGTGAATTGGCATTGGTTGCTGTTGATGAAATCGATGTGCTGACTTTAAAACAAGCAGGTCTGATTCCGGCAAATGCACAAAATATCAAAGTTATTGCTTCCGGTGAGATTTCTAAGGCTGTAACTTTAAAAGGTATTAAGGCAACCAAGGGTGCCAAAGCTGCTATTGAGGCAGCCGGTGGTAAAGTTGAAGAATAAGGCTTAAATCATAGTGGCTAATCAACAATCTTCATCAGGTCTGTCCAAGTTTGGTGACTTGAAAAAGCGTTTGCTATTTTTACTGGGGGCTCTAATTGTTTTCCGAATCGGGGCACATATTCCAGTGCCGGGAGTAGATGCTGTTGCATTAGCTAAATTATACGAAAGCGCTGGGAATGGTATCTTGGGAATGTTGAATATGTTCTCCGGAGGATCGTTAGAGCGCTTTAGTATATTTGCTATCGGTATCATGCCCTATATTTCGGCATCGATTATTGTTCAATTGGCTTCGGAAATTTTACCTTCTTTAAAGGCTTTGAAAAAAGAAGGGGAAGCCGGTAGGAAAGTAATTACCAAATATACGCGGTACGGTACGGTATTACTGGCTATTTTGCAAAGTATGGGTGTTGCGACATTTGTTTTCCAGCAAGGCATCGTTGTCGCTAATCCTGTTGAGTTTCATATTTCAACGATTGTATGTTTGGTTACCGGTACCATGTTTTTAATGTGGCTAGGTGAGCAAATTACTGAGCGAGGTATCGGCAACGGTATTTCGCTAATCATTACGGCCGGTATTGCTGCAGGTATTCCTGCAGGAGTTGTGCAGCTGATTACTTTGACGAATCAAGGGTCAATGAGTATGCTGACAGCGGTATCGATTGTACTCGGTGCATTATTGTTGATTTATATAGTGGTTTATTTTGAAAGTGCGCAACGTAAAGTCCCGATTCATTATGCCAAACGTCAGTTTGGTAGCAATATGATGAAAGGGCAAAATACCCATATGCCTTTCAAGCTCAACATGGCAGGTGTGATTCCGCCAATTTTTGCATCCAGTATTATTTTGTTTCCCTCAACATTGCTAGGTTGGTTTGGTTCAAGTAATACAGATAGCTTGCTATATAAAGTTTCAAGCTGGTTACAGCATGGTCAGCCTGCTTATATTATTTTATTTGCAGCGACTATAGTCTTTTTCTGCTACTTTTATACAGCTTTGGTTTTCAGTCCTAAAGAAATAGCTGATAACCTGAAAAAAAGTGGAGCGTTTGTTCCTGGTATCCGCCCGGGCGAACAAACTTCTAGGTATTTGGAAAAAGTGGTATTGCGTCTAACTTTATTTGGTGCGCTGTATATCACAATTATTTGTTTGATTCCCGAGTTTTTAACGACAGCTTTAAACGTTCCGTTCTATCTCGGTGGTACATCCTTATTGATTCTTGTGGTGGTTACAATGGATTTCCAAACACAAATTAATTCATACAGGATGACGCAGCAGTATGAAGATTTACTGCAAAGACCGGATATGAAATCATTATCACGTAAATAAAACTATGGCTAAAGAAGATACCATACAGATGCAAGGTGAAATTCTTGAAACTTTGCCGAATGCAACATTTAAAGTCAAACTCGAAAACGACCATGTGGTGTTAGGTCATATCTCTGGTAAAATGCGGATGCATTATATCCGCATTTCTCCAGGTGATAAGGTAACGGTTGAGTTGACTCCTTATGATTTAACCCGTGCTCGTATCGTATTTCGAGCAAGATAGACTGTAAAAGGAAAAAAAATGCGCGTACAACCTTCTGTAAAGAAAATTTGCCGTAACTGCAAAATTATTCGTCGTAATCGCGTAGTTCGTGTAATTTGTACTGACCCACGTCACAAGCAACGTCAAGGTTAAGAGGCTAGTTTCCTCTTTGCCTGATTTTGTGGTATAGTGACACACTTTGCCCTAAAAAGGAAAAAATATGGCTCGTATTGCAGGGGTAAACATCCCTAATAATGCCCATATTGTAATTGGCTTGCAAGCCATTTACGGTATTGGTGCGACTCGTGCTAAATTGATTTGTGAGGCTGCAAATATTGCTCCGAGCACTAAAACAAAAGATTTGGACGAGGCTCAATTAGACGCTTTGCGTGAACAAGTTGCTAAATATGAAGTAGAAGGTGATTTGCGCCGTGAAGTAACGATGAGCATTAAACGACTGATGGATATGGGTTGCTATCGCGGCTTCCGTCATCGTCGTGGTTTGCCTTGTCGTGGTCAACGCACTCGCACTAACGCTCGCACCCGTAAAGGTCCGCGTAAGGCGATTGCCGGTAAAAAATAATTTTTAAGGAATTTGATTAATGGCTAAAGCAAACACAGCTTCGCGTGTACGCAAAAAAGTACGTAAAACCGTAAGCGAAGGTATTGTGCATGTACATGCATCTTTCAACAATACCATCATTACAATCACCGACCGTCAAGGCAATGCATTGTCTTGGGCTACCTCTGGCGGCGCTGGTTTTAAAGGTTCTCGTAAAAGTACACCGTTTGCTGCTCAAGTGGCAGCAGAAGCAGCTGGTAAAGTTGCCCAAGAGTATGGCGTTAAAAATTTAGAAGTCCGTATTAAAGGCCCGGGTCCTGGTCGCGAATCTTCTGTGCGTGCGCTCAATGCTCTTGGTTTCAAGATTACCAGCATTACCGACGTTACCCCGTTACCACATAACGGTTGCCGTCCACCTAAAAAACGTCGTATTTAATATTGGAGTGATTTGAAACATGGCACGTTATATTGGCCCTAAATGTAAATTAGCACGCCGCGAAGGTACGGATCTGTTTCTGAAGAGTGCACGTCGCTCTTTGGATTCTAAATGTAAAATGGATTCGGCACCGGGTCAGCACGGTGCTAAAAAGCCGCGTTTGTCAGACTATGGTCTGCAATTGCGTGAAAAACAAAAAATCCGCCGCATTTACGGCGTGCTGGAGCGTCAGTTCCGTCGTTACTTTGCCGAGGCTGCGCGCCGCAAAGGTTCAACCGGTGAGCTGCTGCTTCAGTTGTTAGAATCTCGTTTGGATAATGTCGTATACCGTATGGGTTTTGGCTCTACCCGCGCAGAAGCCCGTCAGTTGGTTTCTCATAAAGCGATTACCGTAAACGGTCAAGTAGTCAATATTCCTTCTTTCCAAGTTAAAGCAGGTGATGTTGTAGCTGTTCGTGAGAAAGCCAAAAAACAAGTACGTATCCAAGAGGCATTGAGTCTGGCTACCCAAATCGGTCTGCCAAGCTGGGTTTCTGTAGATGCAGATAAATTGGAAGGCGTATTCAAAAATATGCCTGATCGTTCAGAATTGACTGGCGATATTAATGAACAGCTGGTGGTAGAGTTCTACTCTAAATAATGCTAGCTCAGTGAGGGACAGTTAAATGCAAAATAGCACAACCGAATTTTTGAAACCTCGTCAAATTGATGTCGATACTTTGTCCACTACTCGTGCCAAAGTATCTATGCAGCCTTTTGAACGTGGTTTTGGCCATACTTTAGGTAATGCTTTGCGTCGTATCTTACTGTCATCCATGAATGGTTTTGCACCTACTGAAGTGGCTATTGCCGGTGTACTGCATGAGTACTCTACCGTTGATGGCGTACAGGAAGACGTAGTCGATATCCTGTTGAACATTAAAGGCGTAGTATTTAAGTTGCATGGTCGTAGTCAGGTTCAGTTGACCTTGAAAAAATCAGGGGCAGGTCCGGTTGTCGCTGGCGATATTGAATTAAGCCATGATGTAGAGATTCTGAATCCTGAGCATGTCATCTGTCATTTGTCCGAAAATGGTCAGATTGAGATGGAAATCAAGGTGGAGCAAGGCCGCGGCTACCAATCTGCTTCGGGTCGTCGTGTGATTCGCGATGAAAACAAGCAGATTGGTGCAATTCAGTTGGATGCGAGCTTTTCGCCCATCAGCCGTGTTAGCTTTGAAGTTGAACCTGCACGCGTAGAGCAGCGTACGGATTTGGACAAATTGGTTTTGGATATTGAAACCGATGGTTCTTTGGATCCGGAAGAGGCAGTACGCAGTGCTGCACGTATTTTAATTGATCAAATGTCTATTTTTGCGGACTTGCAAGGTACGCCGGTTGAAGAGGTTGAAGAAAAAGCGCCTCCTATCGACCCAATCCTGTTGCGTCCGGTAGATGATTTGGAATTAACCGTACGTTCAGCTAACTGTCTGAAAGCTGAAGATATTTATTATATTGGCGATTTGATTCAACGTACTGAAACCGAGCTTCTCAAAACACCAAATTTGGGTCGTAAGTCTTTGAATGAAATAAAAGAAGTGTTGGCCTCTAAAGGTTTGACACTGGGTTCGAAATTAGAAGCTTGGCCGCCTGTAGGCTTGGAAAAGCCGTAAGTTTGAAGATTAAAGGATAATGACATGCGTCATCGTAATGGTAACCGCAAATTAAACCGTACCAGCAGCCACCGCGCTGCGATG
The nucleotide sequence above comes from Neisseria animalis. Encoded proteins:
- the rplN gene encoding 50S ribosomal protein L14, whose translation is MIQMQTILDVADNSGARRVMCIKVLGGSKRRYASVGDIIKVAVKDAAPRGRVKKGDVYNAVVVRTAKGVRRPDGALIKFDNNAAVLLNNKLEPMGTRIFGPVTRELRTERFMKIVSLAPEVL
- the secY gene encoding preprotein translocase subunit SecY, with the translated sequence MANQQSSSGLSKFGDLKKRLLFLLGALIVFRIGAHIPVPGVDAVALAKLYESAGNGILGMLNMFSGGSLERFSIFAIGIMPYISASIIVQLASEILPSLKALKKEGEAGRKVITKYTRYGTVLLAILQSMGVATFVFQQGIVVANPVEFHISTIVCLVTGTMFLMWLGEQITERGIGNGISLIITAGIAAGIPAGVVQLITLTNQGSMSMLTAVSIVLGALLLIYIVVYFESAQRKVPIHYAKRQFGSNMMKGQNTHMPFKLNMAGVIPPIFASSIILFPSTLLGWFGSSNTDSLLYKVSSWLQHGQPAYIILFAATIVFFCYFYTALVFSPKEIADNLKKSGAFVPGIRPGEQTSRYLEKVVLRLTLFGALYITIICLIPEFLTTALNVPFYLGGTSLLILVVVTMDFQTQINSYRMTQQYEDLLQRPDMKSLSRK
- the rpsH gene encoding 30S ribosomal protein S8 yields the protein MSMHDPISDMLTRIRNAQRANKVAVAMPSSKLKCAIAKVLKEEGYIEDFAVSADAKPVLEIQLKYYAGRPVIEQIKRVSRPGLRIYKASSEIPSVMNGLGVAIVSTSKGVMTDRKARSEGVGGELLCIVA
- the rpsM gene encoding 30S ribosomal protein S13, producing the protein MARIAGVNIPNNAHIVIGLQAIYGIGATRAKLICEAANIAPSTKTKDLDEAQLDALREQVAKYEVEGDLRREVTMSIKRLMDMGCYRGFRHRRGLPCRGQRTRTNARTRKGPRKAIAGKK
- the rpsN gene encoding 30S ribosomal protein S14, which gives rise to MAKKALINRELKRQALAKKYAAKREAIFAVINNANVTEEERFEARLKFQAIPRNAAPVRQRRRCALTGRPRGTFRKFGLGRIKIREIAMRGEIPGVVKASW
- the rplE gene encoding 50S ribosomal protein L5, translating into MARLREFYKDTVVPELVKQFGYKSVMEVPRIEKITLNMGVGEAVADKKVMEHAVADLEKIAGQKPVVTVARKSIAGFKIRDNYPVGCKVTLRRDQMFEFLDRLISIALPRVRDFRGVSGKSFDGRGNYNMGVREQIIFPEIEYDKIDALRGLNITITTTAKTDEEAKALLSLFKFPFKG
- the rpmJ gene encoding 50S ribosomal protein L36, which produces MRVQPSVKKICRNCKIIRRNRVVRVICTDPRHKQRQG
- the rplF gene encoding 50S ribosomal protein L6; translation: MSRVAKNPVTVPAGVEVKFGTDALVVKGKNGELSFPLPTNVAIELNDGQLTFAAKDESKQANAMSGTARALVGNMVKGVSEGFEKKLQLIGVGYRAQAQGKVLNLSLGFSHPIVYEMPEGVTVQTPSQTEIVLTGADKQVVGQVAAEIRAFRSPEPYKGKGVRYVGEVVVMKEAKKK
- the rpmD gene encoding 50S ribosomal protein L30; amino-acid sequence: MTEQKKLKVTLVKSLIGTIESHRACVRGLGLRRREHTVEVLDTPENRGMINKISYLLKVES
- the rpsD gene encoding 30S ribosomal protein S4, with protein sequence MARYIGPKCKLARREGTDLFLKSARRSLDSKCKMDSAPGQHGAKKPRLSDYGLQLREKQKIRRIYGVLERQFRRYFAEAARRKGSTGELLLQLLESRLDNVVYRMGFGSTRAEARQLVSHKAITVNGQVVNIPSFQVKAGDVVAVREKAKKQVRIQEALSLATQIGLPSWVSVDADKLEGVFKNMPDRSELTGDINEQLVVEFYSK
- the rplR gene encoding 50S ribosomal protein L18, with protein sequence MNKHATRLRRARKTRARIADLKMVRLCVFRTNNHIYAQVISAEGDKVLAQASTLEAEVRNSLKSGSNVEAAAVVGKRIAEKAKAAGVEKVAFDRSGFQYHGRVKALAEAARENGLSF
- the rpsK gene encoding 30S ribosomal protein S11, with protein sequence MAKANTASRVRKKVRKTVSEGIVHVHASFNNTIITITDRQGNALSWATSGGAGFKGSRKSTPFAAQVAAEAAGKVAQEYGVKNLEVRIKGPGPGRESSVRALNALGFKITSITDVTPLPHNGCRPPKKRRI
- the rplX gene encoding 50S ribosomal protein L24; this encodes MNKIIKGDQVVVIAGKDKGKQGQVVRVLGDKVVVEGVNVVKRHQKPNPMRGVEGGIVAKEMPLAISNVAIFNPETNKADRVGIKLIEGEGKIKRVRVFKSNGSVIGA
- a CDS encoding DNA-directed RNA polymerase subunit alpha, which translates into the protein MQNSTTEFLKPRQIDVDTLSTTRAKVSMQPFERGFGHTLGNALRRILLSSMNGFAPTEVAIAGVLHEYSTVDGVQEDVVDILLNIKGVVFKLHGRSQVQLTLKKSGAGPVVAGDIELSHDVEILNPEHVICHLSENGQIEMEIKVEQGRGYQSASGRRVIRDENKQIGAIQLDASFSPISRVSFEVEPARVEQRTDLDKLVLDIETDGSLDPEEAVRSAARILIDQMSIFADLQGTPVEEVEEKAPPIDPILLRPVDDLELTVRSANCLKAEDIYYIGDLIQRTETELLKTPNLGRKSLNEIKEVLASKGLTLGSKLEAWPPVGLEKP
- the infA gene encoding translation initiation factor IF-1; amino-acid sequence: MAKEDTIQMQGEILETLPNATFKVKLENDHVVLGHISGKMRMHYIRISPGDKVTVELTPYDLTRARIVFRAR
- the rpsE gene encoding 30S ribosomal protein S5, which translates into the protein MAKHEIEERGDGLIEKMVAVNRVTKVVKGGRIMAFSALTVVGDGDGRIGMGKGKSKEVPVAVQKAMDQARRSMIKVPLKNGTIHHEVIGRHGATRVFMQPAKEGSGVKAGGPMRLVFDAMGIHNISAKVHGSTNPYNIVRATLDGLSKLYTPADIAAKRGLTVEEILGANHD
- the rplO gene encoding 50S ribosomal protein L15, which codes for MFLNTIKPAEGATHASRRVGRGIGSGLGKTGGRGHKGQKSRSGGFHKVGFEGGQMPLQRRLPKRGFKSLTSTLSAEVRLGELALVAVDEIDVLTLKQAGLIPANAQNIKVIASGEISKAVTLKGIKATKGAKAAIEAAGGKVEE